The Longimicrobium sp. genome has a segment encoding these proteins:
- a CDS encoding class I SAM-dependent methyltransferase: MSHEDALVRSWSRNAEAWTRTVREGGIESRRLVTDAAIVRAVLEGRPERVLDVGCGEGWLARALAEQGIGVVGIDVSPELVDAAQRAGGGEFHAVSYDALAADPSLAGGEYDAVVCNFSLLDEHPVPLLAALRRVLRAGGALLIQTVHPWTAAGEGPYEDGWRTETFAGFGEGFAAPMPWYYRTLASWMDVVSAAGYVLADLREPLHPTPGRPASLILTCVMQMTLLPGKYPV; this comes from the coding sequence GTGAGCCACGAGGACGCGCTGGTCCGCAGCTGGAGCCGCAACGCCGAGGCGTGGACCCGCACCGTGCGCGAGGGAGGGATCGAGAGCCGGCGGCTGGTGACGGATGCCGCCATCGTCCGCGCGGTGCTGGAGGGCCGGCCGGAGCGGGTGCTGGACGTGGGCTGCGGCGAGGGATGGCTGGCCCGGGCGCTGGCGGAGCAGGGGATCGGCGTCGTGGGAATCGACGTCTCCCCGGAGCTGGTGGACGCGGCGCAGCGGGCGGGCGGGGGAGAGTTCCACGCCGTGTCGTACGACGCGCTGGCGGCGGATCCGTCGCTCGCCGGCGGGGAGTACGACGCCGTCGTCTGCAACTTCTCGCTGCTGGACGAGCACCCCGTTCCCCTGCTCGCGGCCCTGCGGCGCGTCCTGCGTGCCGGCGGCGCGCTGCTCATCCAGACGGTGCATCCCTGGACGGCCGCGGGCGAGGGGCCGTACGAGGACGGCTGGCGCACGGAAACGTTCGCGGGCTTCGGCGAGGGGTTCGCGGCGCCCATGCCCTGGTACTATCGCACGCTGGCCTCGTGGATGGACGTCGTCTCGGCCGCCGGCTACGTCCTCGCGGACCTGCGCGAGCCCCTGCACCCCACCCCCGGCCGCCCCGCCTCGCTGATCCTGACCTGCGTGATGCAGATGACCCTGTTGCCGGGGAAATATCCCGTTTAG